One Catillopecten margaritatus gill symbiont DNA window includes the following coding sequences:
- the znuB gene encoding High-affinity zinc uptake system membrane protein ZnuB gives MEDFILRAILAAVGISIIAGSLGCFVIWKRMSYFSESISHSALLGVALGLASGLGMHFGLIIVGTIFATLIVILQQRQFLSNDAILGIFSHISLSLGVVILALVGGANTDYFSLLFGDILSITNQDIIWIYAILALVGTLLIIFWQRLLLLTLNEDLGVASGLNKLMYQLLFMLMIALTVSVSVQIVGVLLITSLLIIPPAIARVFSTNPAQMALFSILASIIAVIIGLSGSMHYDIATGPTIVIALGALFILSQILPNKNSI, from the coding sequence ATGGAAGATTTTATTCTCAGAGCAATACTCGCCGCCGTCGGCATCTCAATCATCGCAGGCTCACTCGGTTGTTTTGTGATTTGGAAACGCATGAGTTATTTTTCAGAATCCATCTCCCACTCTGCCTTACTCGGCGTGGCTTTGGGTCTAGCAAGTGGCTTAGGAATGCACTTTGGTTTAATCATTGTTGGCACAATATTTGCCACACTCATCGTCATTTTACAACAAAGACAATTCCTCTCTAACGACGCCATTCTCGGCATTTTTTCCCACATCTCCCTATCACTCGGCGTTGTCATTTTGGCGTTAGTCGGCGGTGCAAATACCGATTATTTTTCTCTGCTATTTGGCGACATCCTCTCCATCACTAATCAAGATATCATCTGGATTTACGCTATCCTCGCCTTAGTCGGCACATTACTCATCATCTTTTGGCAGCGCTTATTATTACTCACCTTAAACGAAGATTTAGGCGTCGCCAGCGGACTCAACAAATTAATGTACCAACTCTTATTTATGCTCATGATTGCCCTTACCGTATCCGTCTCTGTGCAAATTGTCGGCGTTTTACTCATTACCTCCTTGCTCATTATTCCACCCGCCATCGCCCGAGTTTTTTCTACTAATCCCGCACAAATGGCACTGTTTTCAATTCTCGCTTCAATCATCGCCGTCATCATCGGACTCAGCGGTTCAATGCACTACGACATCGCCACCGGACCAACCATCGTCATCGCCCTCGGTGCGTTGTTCATACTCTCGCAAATATTACCCAATAAAAACAGCATTTAA
- the prfA gene encoding Peptide chain release factor RF1: MNDSIKTKLEQLSMRLEEIGAMLSDPAVCADQNKFRELSIEHAQLTPVNEQFEQYISTEADIEAAKLMLQEDDEEMRAMAKEEIAEGKITLEKLDLDLKKSLLPKDPNDSRNIIIEIRAGTGGDEASIFSGDLFKMYARYVEKQKWQLEIMSANNGEHGGYKEIIARIGGTDVYSKLKFESGAHRVQRVPETESQGRVHTSACTVAIMPEVENIDDIDINMSDVRVDTFRASGAGGQHVNKTDSAVRVTHLPTGTVVECQDGRSQHKNKAQAMSVLASRILDAQQQEQQKTQASTRKELVGSGDRSQRIRTYNYPQGRITDHRINLTLYKLAEIMEGDLESIIEPLIVEQQTSQLSELNDALG; encoded by the coding sequence ATGAACGATTCCATTAAAACCAAACTTGAACAACTTTCTATGCGCCTTGAAGAAATCGGCGCAATGTTAAGCGACCCTGCCGTTTGTGCCGACCAAAATAAGTTTCGTGAATTATCAATTGAACACGCACAACTCACCCCTGTCAACGAGCAATTTGAACAATACATAAGCACAGAAGCAGATATTGAAGCCGCTAAATTAATGTTGCAAGAAGACGATGAAGAAATGCGTGCAATGGCAAAAGAAGAAATTGCCGAAGGTAAAATAACTTTGGAAAAATTAGATTTAGATTTAAAAAAATCTTTGCTACCAAAAGACCCGAATGACTCTCGCAATATCATTATCGAAATTCGCGCAGGCACAGGTGGTGACGAAGCTTCCATCTTCTCAGGTGACTTATTCAAAATGTATGCTCGTTATGTCGAAAAACAAAAATGGCAACTCGAAATAATGAGTGCCAACAACGGTGAACACGGCGGTTACAAAGAAATCATCGCCCGCATCGGTGGCACTGATGTGTATTCAAAACTCAAATTTGAATCTGGTGCCCATCGTGTCCAACGCGTCCCAGAAACCGAATCACAAGGCCGTGTCCACACCTCCGCCTGCACCGTGGCGATTATGCCCGAAGTTGAAAACATCGACGATATAGACATTAATATGAGCGATGTCCGTGTTGACACCTTCCGTGCCAGCGGTGCAGGTGGTCAACATGTCAACAAAACTGACTCTGCCGTGCGTGTTACTCACCTCCCCACAGGCACCGTCGTCGAATGCCAAGACGGTCGCTCGCAACACAAAAACAAAGCCCAAGCAATGTCCGTCCTCGCCTCCCGCATCTTAGATGCCCAACAACAAGAACAACAAAAAACCCAAGCCTCAACCCGCAAAGAATTAGTCGGCAGCGGCGACCGCTCCCAACGCATCCGAACCTACAACTACCCCCAAGGCCGCATTACCGACCACCGCATCAATCTAACCCTCTACAAACTCGCTGAGATTATGGAAGGTGATTTGGAGTCTATTATTGAGCCATTAATTGTCGAACAACAAACCAGTCAGTTAAGTGAATTAAATGATGCTTTGGGTTAA
- the hemA gene encoding Glutamyl-tRNA reductase, protein MSRISILSVNHQLAPVAVREKVAFAPNTLPDALIKLNAIKGVEACAILSTCNRSEVYAVVDNDDAQEILSTYLADTHNINRMELDSYLVYFEGDDALQHICHVATGLDSLVLGEPQILGQLKDAYHTAKETGTLNKLLEKLFQHAFSTAKKVRTDTEIGSSPVSVAYCAVKLSEKIFSDLSEQTVMLIGAGEMIELCAQHLSQQGVKNMIVANRTVENAKKIADLYGAKSISLKQFSSVVHEADIIISSTAASVPIIGKGLIESALKLRKHKPIFMLDIAIPRDIEPEVAQLEDVFLYTIDDLQQVVNDNIDNRQNAKQMAEKIIDGQNKKFEDWLEKLPNEQVVQTYRQNAYQTKDDAVQSALKQLKKGDDITVVIQQLADQLTNKLLHAPFNNIKQANAQQLRQCKGCIPKKK, encoded by the coding sequence ATGTCTCGCATCTCCATTTTAAGTGTTAATCACCAACTTGCGCCTGTTGCTGTGCGTGAGAAAGTGGCATTTGCACCCAATACATTGCCCGATGCCTTGATAAAATTAAACGCCATCAAGGGTGTTGAGGCTTGTGCGATTCTTTCTACTTGCAATCGTTCCGAGGTTTATGCAGTTGTCGATAATGATGACGCACAAGAAATATTAAGCACTTATCTTGCTGATACGCACAATATTAATAGAATGGAACTTGACTCTTACTTGGTCTATTTTGAAGGCGATGATGCCTTACAGCATATCTGCCATGTCGCAACAGGTTTAGATTCTTTAGTGTTGGGTGAGCCGCAAATTTTAGGGCAACTTAAAGACGCCTATCACACCGCAAAAGAGACGGGAACATTAAATAAACTTTTAGAGAAGCTTTTTCAACACGCTTTTTCTACTGCTAAAAAAGTCAGAACTGATACCGAAATCGGATCATCCCCTGTATCTGTCGCCTACTGTGCTGTCAAACTCAGCGAAAAGATTTTTTCCGATTTGTCCGAGCAAACCGTAATGCTAATCGGTGCAGGGGAAATGATTGAACTTTGTGCTCAACACTTAAGTCAACAAGGTGTTAAAAATATGATTGTTGCCAATCGAACGGTTGAAAATGCCAAGAAAATTGCTGATTTATACGGCGCAAAATCCATCAGTTTAAAACAATTTTCATCCGTTGTTCACGAAGCCGATATTATCATTTCTTCCACCGCCGCAAGTGTGCCAATTATTGGTAAAGGCTTGATTGAAAGTGCCTTAAAGCTGCGTAAACACAAACCTATATTTATGCTTGATATTGCCATTCCAAGAGATATTGAGCCTGAAGTTGCACAACTTGAGGATGTATTTTTATATACCATTGATGACTTGCAGCAAGTCGTTAATGACAACATTGACAACCGCCAAAATGCAAAGCAAATGGCAGAAAAAATCATTGATGGACAAAACAAAAAATTTGAAGATTGGTTAGAAAAATTACCTAACGAACAAGTGGTGCAAACCTATCGCCAAAACGCTTATCAAACCAAAGACGATGCAGTTCAATCCGCACTCAAACAACTTAAAAAAGGCGATGATATTACTGTCGTTATTCAACAATTAGCCGACCAATTAACTAACAAACTGCTACACGCACCGTTTAATAATATTAAACAGGCAAATGCTCAGCAACTTAGACAGTGTAAAGGCTGCATACCAAAAAAGAAATAA
- the lolB gene encoding Outer-membrane lipoprotein LolB gives MRDLPLQYTAMKRLTLLLLFSLLSACSTLTERFEIPIYSSSIPDAWAMEGRLNATVDSKTESASFELSRQGKYHQLTLNNSFGFGQIQVKQTAQGLLVDGKLTGLSLQEWMLIELGWKFPIAKLERLVFKHDLKDAEGWWMKVSKYQSINGITYPKIVHFKSEYRAIKIKLLLKEINRLK, from the coding sequence GTGCGTGATTTGCCATTACAATACACCGCCATGAAACGATTGACATTATTATTACTATTTAGTCTTTTATCTGCTTGTTCAACCTTGACAGAGCGATTCGAGATACCAATCTATTCTAGTAGTATCCCAGATGCGTGGGCAATGGAAGGGCGGCTTAATGCTACCGTTGACAGCAAAACCGAATCAGCAAGTTTTGAATTAAGCCGCCAAGGTAAATACCATCAATTAACTTTAAATAATTCATTTGGATTTGGGCAAATACAAGTCAAACAAACCGCACAAGGCTTGTTAGTGGATGGGAAATTAACAGGGCTATCTTTGCAAGAATGGATGCTGATTGAGTTAGGTTGGAAATTTCCTATAGCAAAATTAGAGCGTCTTGTATTTAAACACGACCTAAAAGATGCGGAGGGTTGGTGGATGAAAGTGAGTAAATATCAATCTATTAATGGGATTACTTATCCAAAAATTGTGCATTTTAAAAGTGAGTATCGAGCGATTAAAATCAAACTACTGTTGAAAGAAATTAATCGGTTAAAATAA
- the ruvB gene encoding Holliday junction ATP-dependent DNA helicase RuvB: protein MIEEDSLVSGESQEHEEIVMTSVRPDSLTEYIGQQDVKSQMALFIEAAKKREDVLDHCLIYGPPGLGKTTLANVIANHMGAGFKQSSGPVLERSGDLAAMLTKLEPYDVLFIDEIHRLNPVVEEILYPALEDFKLDIMVGEGVAAHSVQLDLPPFTLIGATTRAGMLTSPLRDRFGIVQRLQFYNEHDLQKIVMRSADILGIEMQDNGALEIAKRSRGTPRIANRLLRRVRDFADVKTEGVVHQQIAHEALMELKVDELGLEQLDREYLSTITQKFSGGPVGLDTIATAIGEERGTLEDMVEPYLIQQGFIMRTPRGRSATNLAYAHLGLTNPNPPKPDLFNE from the coding sequence ATGATAGAAGAAGATTCCTTAGTAAGCGGAGAAAGCCAAGAGCATGAAGAAATCGTGATGACTTCAGTGCGTCCAGATTCTTTGACAGAATATATTGGGCAGCAGGATGTCAAATCGCAGATGGCGTTATTTATTGAGGCAGCAAAAAAGCGTGAAGATGTGTTGGATCATTGTTTGATTTATGGTCCGCCGGGGTTGGGAAAGACGACTTTGGCAAATGTCATTGCTAACCATATGGGAGCAGGGTTTAAGCAAAGTTCTGGACCTGTGTTGGAGCGTTCGGGAGATTTGGCAGCAATGTTGACGAAACTTGAACCGTATGATGTGTTGTTTATTGACGAGATTCATCGGCTTAACCCTGTGGTGGAAGAGATTTTGTATCCTGCATTGGAAGATTTTAAACTTGATATTATGGTAGGTGAGGGCGTGGCAGCACATTCTGTGCAGTTGGATTTACCGCCATTTACTCTGATTGGTGCGACCACCCGAGCAGGGATGTTGACCTCGCCGTTGCGTGATAGATTTGGCATTGTGCAGCGATTGCAGTTTTATAATGAGCATGATTTACAGAAAATTGTGATGCGTTCTGCCGATATTTTAGGGATTGAAATGCAGGACAATGGCGCATTAGAAATTGCCAAGCGTTCTCGTGGCACGCCACGAATTGCCAACCGTTTATTGCGTCGAGTGCGTGATTTTGCGGATGTTAAAACAGAAGGTGTGGTTCACCAACAAATTGCACACGAAGCGTTGATGGAATTAAAAGTTGATGAGTTGGGATTGGAGCAGTTGGATAGAGAATATTTATCAACGATAACACAAAAATTTAGTGGCGGGCCAGTTGGATTAGATACGATTGCCACAGCGATTGGCGAAGAACGAGGCACTTTGGAAGATATGGTAGAGCCGTATTTGATTCAGCAGGGATTCATTATGCGCACTCCCCGAGGACGAAGTGCAACAAATTTGGCGTACGCACATTTAGGATTAACAAACCCAAATCCACCCAAACCTGATTTGTTCAATGAGTGA
- the ybgC gene encoding Acyl-CoA thioester hydrolase YbgC, producing the protein MSELSVRVYYEDTDSGGVVYCANYLKFIERGRSEYLRELGFEQDELIANHNTIFAVRSLNAQYRAPARFNDLLTVQTEIEKIGRASLIFLQKITHSGENTVLFEAQITVACLHADSFKPCAIPSIILEKANG; encoded by the coding sequence ATGAGTGAGTTGAGCGTTCGGGTTTATTACGAAGATACGGACAGTGGTGGCGTGGTTTATTGCGCTAATTATTTAAAATTTATCGAACGAGGACGCAGTGAATATTTGCGAGAATTGGGTTTTGAACAAGATGAATTAATCGCTAATCACAACACCATTTTCGCCGTTCGCTCGCTGAATGCACAGTATCGTGCACCTGCAAGATTCAACGATTTATTAACCGTGCAAACTGAGATTGAAAAAATCGGTAGAGCCAGTCTAATTTTTTTGCAAAAAATAACGCATTCAGGCGAAAATACGGTATTATTTGAAGCACAAATAACAGTGGCATGCTTACATGCAGACAGCTTTAAGCCCTGTGCCATTCCGAGTATTATTTTGGAGAAAGCAAATGGATAA
- the tolQ gene encoding Tol-Pal system protein TolQ has product MQTALSPVPFRVLFWRKQMDNNISIFGLIIEADFVVQLVMLILIAMSVYSWTIILSKKKVLIDTKSDIKLFSQYFSTNKTLNELQSQAPANGAMARIFTSGYDEFIHPESHANQANAERAYRLMNTAANDEIDRLDKGLSVLAMIASSSPYIGLFGTVWGIMHSFIGLASVKQASIAVVAPGIAEALIATAFGLFAAIPATIAYNRLASQVGEIGNQYSTLIEKVFVVFQRQQ; this is encoded by the coding sequence ATGCAGACAGCTTTAAGCCCTGTGCCATTCCGAGTATTATTTTGGAGAAAGCAAATGGATAATAATATCAGTATTTTTGGATTGATTATAGAGGCTGACTTTGTCGTGCAGCTGGTTATGTTAATTTTGATAGCAATGAGCGTTTATTCTTGGACAATTATTTTATCTAAAAAGAAAGTTTTGATTGATACTAAAAGCGATATTAAACTTTTTTCTCAATATTTTTCAACCAATAAAACCCTAAACGAATTGCAATCACAAGCCCCAGCTAATGGCGCAATGGCACGCATTTTTACTTCGGGTTACGATGAATTCATACACCCAGAATCTCATGCCAACCAAGCGAATGCCGAACGAGCTTATCGCCTAATGAATACTGCTGCGAATGATGAAATTGACCGTTTAGACAAGGGTTTGAGCGTCTTGGCAATGATTGCTTCTTCCAGTCCATATATCGGTTTATTTGGCACTGTATGGGGGATTATGCACTCATTTATTGGCTTGGCATCGGTCAAACAAGCGAGTATTGCCGTCGTTGCCCCTGGCATTGCTGAGGCGTTAATTGCAACCGCTTTTGGTTTGTTTGCTGCCATTCCTGCCACCATCGCTTACAACCGTTTAGCCTCTCAAGTTGGGGAAATTGGCAACCAATATAGCACCTTGATTGAAAAAGTATTTGTTGTATTCCAAAGGCAACAATAG
- the tolR gene encoding Tol-Pal system protein TolR: MIALPKRHKPTIDAQINIVPYIDVMLVLLVIFMMTTPIIEQGIEVDLPNGNAKAVDLGNQEPTIVTIDRNGEYFINSMSDDTPERLSASKIAARVQARIQTFPTMKVFVKGDREVAYGAVIALMSFLQKQGVGKIGIITESE; this comes from the coding sequence ATGATTGCCTTACCAAAACGCCACAAACCTACCATAGATGCGCAAATTAATATTGTGCCCTATATCGATGTGATGTTGGTATTGTTGGTCATTTTTATGATGACCACGCCGATTATTGAGCAGGGTATTGAAGTGGATTTGCCAAATGGAAATGCAAAGGCAGTGGATTTAGGGAATCAAGAGCCGACGATTGTTACCATTGATCGTAATGGCGAGTATTTTATTAATTCTATGAGTGACGATACACCTGAGCGCTTGTCAGCAAGCAAAATTGCTGCACGAGTGCAAGCGAGAATACAAACCTTTCCAACGATGAAAGTATTTGTCAAAGGCGATCGTGAAGTGGCGTATGGTGCGGTAATTGCATTAATGTCATTCTTGCAAAAGCAGGGTGTTGGGAAAATTGGTATTATTACGGAGTCAGAATAA
- the minC gene encoding Septum site-determining protein MinC — MENDNLVEIKTQDETICTLKILSKNTSQLFDEIANLVEGDKDKYKYMPVILEIENKHFQANELAILIEILTQNQMAAIGIRSDIQELIDFARFSGLAVFNKFAKIIKEEKKPSATPQFKPEIKPKHRLPKIIVGEVAQSEQVLSKDSDLVLLAPVRADADVIAHGSVSAYREMQGNVFAGVDGDEKATIFLHSFNAQLVSIAGVYKQFETVPAKLHSRSVIVTLEEGKLKFQII, encoded by the coding sequence ATGGAAAATGATAATTTAGTTGAAATAAAAACTCAAGATGAGACGATTTGTACGCTGAAAATATTAAGCAAAAATACCAGTCAATTATTTGATGAAATTGCTAATTTGGTTGAGGGTGACAAAGATAAGTATAAATATATGCCTGTTATTTTGGAGATTGAAAACAAACATTTTCAAGCAAATGAATTAGCGATTCTGATAGAAATATTAACACAAAACCAAATGGCGGCAATTGGTATTCGTTCAGACATTCAAGAGTTGATTGATTTTGCTAGATTTTCAGGTTTGGCAGTGTTTAACAAGTTTGCTAAAATTATCAAAGAAGAGAAAAAACCAAGCGCAACCCCACAATTTAAGCCAGAGATTAAGCCAAAACATCGTTTGCCCAAAATTATTGTTGGCGAAGTTGCCCAATCAGAGCAAGTGCTATCCAAGGACAGTGATTTGGTGTTATTGGCCCCAGTCAGAGCCGATGCAGATGTCATTGCACACGGATCCGTTTCTGCTTACAGAGAGATGCAGGGCAATGTGTTTGCAGGCGTTGATGGCGATGAAAAGGCCACAATTTTCCTCCATTCCTTTAACGCACAATTGGTTTCTATCGCAGGTGTTTACAAGCAATTTGAGACAGTACCCGCCAAATTACACTCGCGTTCAGTGATAGTTACCTTAGAAGAAGGCAAGTTAAAATTTCAAATAATTTAA
- the glyS gene encoding Glycine--tRNA ligase beta subunit, whose translation MTTNDFLLELGTEELPPKLLKQLSNALTNNLTAQLKELKLTYSKVDSFATPRRLAVLVSDLQLQQADQTIERKGPSINAPEQAVNGFAKSCGVNKEDLAQKDFGGSDYYFFNKEQKGLNTQDLLENIVDTAIKKIPITRAMRWGNLDFTFVRPTHWLVMMLGTDVVPAIIMGLTSGNTTHGMRFTGEQKFNIANAKDYQQTLMDKAQIEVNFDTRKTTIRKQVEQVAKENNATAVIDEALLDEVCALVEYPKAFSGGFDERFLQVPEEALISAMKSHQKYFHMLDNDGKLLPAFISVANIESSDLSVIIDGNERVIRPRLTDSEFFWEQDKSATLESRLSKLDSVLFMKSLGSMGDKAKRIESLASYIAKVIGANQENSARAGLLAKTDLVTDMVGEFADLQGVMGGYYAKNDGEDSAVATAISEHYHPRFAGDLLPSTKEGLCVAIADKVDTITGIYGIGQGPTGSKDPYALRRMALGLLRMMVEGELKLDLKALIAHSLELHSEVDSSSANDIYKFMMDRLRAYYKDKKVSSKAFESVLAVSPESPYDFHLRVEALNDFSQNAASESLIEANKRIANILKDNTISLEINESVLVEDAEKALYKATKKVAQHNATSIDYMANMHELISLKDVIDTFFDKVMVNADDVDLKQARLSLINWVHSLFLSVADVSYLS comes from the coding sequence ATGACGACAAACGATTTTTTATTGGAGTTAGGTACCGAAGAGTTGCCACCCAAATTATTAAAGCAACTTTCAAATGCACTCACCAATAATTTAACCGCTCAACTCAAGGAACTTAAGTTAACTTATTCCAAAGTTGACTCTTTTGCCACACCAAGGCGTTTAGCAGTTTTAGTTAGCGATTTACAACTCCAGCAAGCAGACCAAACGATTGAACGCAAAGGCCCGTCCATTAACGCACCTGAGCAAGCCGTTAATGGTTTTGCCAAATCTTGTGGCGTGAATAAAGAAGATTTAGCGCAAAAAGATTTCGGTGGTTCGGATTACTACTTTTTTAACAAAGAACAAAAAGGACTGAACACGCAAGATTTATTAGAAAATATTGTTGATACAGCCATTAAAAAAATCCCAATTACCCGTGCAATGCGCTGGGGGAATTTGGACTTTACTTTTGTGCGTCCAACACACTGGTTGGTGATGATGTTAGGTACTGATGTCGTTCCAGCAATAATCATGGGCTTGACTTCGGGCAACACAACACACGGAATGCGTTTCACAGGTGAACAAAAATTTAACATTGCCAACGCCAAAGACTATCAACAAACTTTGATGGACAAGGCGCAAATTGAAGTCAATTTTGACACCCGTAAAACCACCATTCGCAAGCAAGTAGAACAAGTTGCCAAGGAAAATAATGCAACCGCTGTGATTGACGAAGCATTATTAGACGAAGTTTGTGCTTTAGTGGAGTATCCAAAAGCCTTTTCAGGTGGCTTTGATGAAAGATTTTTGCAAGTGCCAGAAGAGGCGTTAATTTCTGCGATGAAATCACATCAAAAATATTTCCATATGCTGGACAATGATGGCAAGTTATTACCCGCTTTTATCTCAGTTGCAAACATTGAATCCAGCGATTTATCCGTTATTATTGACGGCAACGAGCGTGTCATTCGCCCAAGATTAACCGACTCAGAATTTTTCTGGGAACAAGATAAATCAGCGACTTTGGAGTCCCGACTGTCAAAATTAGACAGTGTTTTATTTATGAAATCACTCGGCTCAATGGGTGACAAAGCCAAACGCATTGAATCTCTTGCTTCTTATATTGCCAAGGTAATTGGCGCTAACCAAGAAAACAGTGCTCGTGCAGGATTGCTCGCAAAAACTGATTTAGTCACCGACATGGTTGGTGAATTTGCCGACCTACAAGGAGTGATGGGTGGTTATTACGCCAAAAATGATGGCGAAGATTCCGCCGTTGCCACAGCGATTAGCGAACACTATCACCCAAGATTTGCAGGTGATTTATTGCCTTCCACTAAAGAAGGCTTGTGCGTTGCGATTGCCGATAAGGTGGACACAATTACTGGTATTTACGGTATCGGACAAGGTCCAACAGGTTCAAAAGACCCCTATGCTTTACGCAGAATGGCATTGGGACTGTTGAGAATGATGGTGGAAGGTGAGTTAAAACTTGATTTAAAAGCCTTGATTGCCCACTCGCTTGAATTGCATTCTGAGGTGGATAGCAGCAGTGCAAATGATATTTATAAATTTATGATGGATAGATTGCGTGCTTACTATAAAGATAAAAAAGTCAGCAGTAAAGCCTTTGAATCGGTATTAGCCGTCAGTCCAGAGTCGCCTTATGATTTCCATTTGCGTGTTGAAGCACTGAATGATTTTTCACAGAATGCAGCATCTGAGAGTTTGATTGAGGCGAACAAGCGCATCGCTAACATCCTGAAAGACAACACTATTTCACTTGAAATTAATGAGTCTGTTTTGGTTGAAGATGCTGAAAAAGCCCTGTACAAAGCAACCAAAAAAGTAGCACAACACAACGCCACATCTATTGACTACATGGCTAATATGCACGAATTAATATCTCTTAAAGATGTAATCGATACCTTTTTTGATAAAGTAATGGTTAATGCCGATGATGTTGATTTAAAGCAAGCCCGCTTAAGTCTTATTAATTGGGTGCATTCGCTGTTTTTGTCAGTCGCCGATGTTTCATATTTGAGTTAA
- the dtd gene encoding D-aminoacyl-tRNA deacylase, with the protein MKVLIQRVSHAKVEINGKATGEISQGILVFLGFEKADEKPQVDKIIKKLLAYRVFYDDQEKMNLSVKDINGEVLVVSQFTLAADTKSGTRAGFSTAKPPALAKELYDYFLVQIKQAHSPIESGIFGADMQVSLTNDGPITFLLEC; encoded by the coding sequence ATGAAAGTCTTGATTCAGCGTGTTTCTCATGCAAAAGTTGAAATCAATGGTAAAGCAACGGGTGAAATCAGCCAAGGAATTTTAGTTTTTCTTGGCTTTGAAAAAGCCGATGAAAAGCCTCAAGTTGATAAAATCATCAAAAAATTATTAGCCTACCGAGTCTTCTACGACGACCAAGAAAAAATGAATTTATCGGTTAAAGATATTAATGGCGAAGTGCTTGTGGTCTCACAGTTTACTTTAGCCGCCGACACCAAATCAGGTACCCGCGCAGGTTTCTCAACCGCAAAACCACCCGCACTCGCCAAAGAACTTTACGACTATTTTCTAGTCCAAATCAAACAAGCCCACTCACCGATTGAAAGCGGTATTTTCGGTGCCGATATGCAAGTATCACTCACTAACGACGGACCCATCACCTTTTTATTAGAATGCTAG
- the yffB gene encoding Protein YffB, protein MMKMYGIKNCDTIKKAQKFLTTNGVDFEFIDFRQAPIDDKTLQSFINLVGWDKIINKRSTTYRNFTDSEKQNITLELTLKNPTLIKRPVLVTEDDIEVGFSEKLYQRFL, encoded by the coding sequence ATGATGAAAATGTACGGCATAAAAAACTGTGACACGATTAAAAAAGCGCAGAAATTCCTAACAACAAACGGTGTGGATTTTGAATTTATTGATTTCCGTCAAGCCCCAATTGACGATAAAACCCTGCAAAGTTTTATCAATTTAGTCGGTTGGGATAAGATTATCAATAAACGCTCAACCACTTATCGTAATTTTACCGATAGTGAAAAGCAAAATATTACTTTAGAACTGACATTAAAAAACCCAACCCTTATCAAGCGTCCCGTTTTAGTAACGGAGGATGATATTGAGGTTGGGTTTAGCGAAAAGCTATACCAGCGATTTCTATAA
- the trxC gene encoding Putative thioredoxin 2, protein MAVLELNKDNFDETIQNNEIVILDFWAPWCGPCKQFAPTYDAVSEKFSDVVFAKINTEDEQELAGNYQIRSIPTLMIFREQIAIFSQPGAMAGADLEAVVKKAQELDMDKVREEVAKEAN, encoded by the coding sequence ATGGCAGTATTAGAACTGAACAAAGACAATTTTGACGAAACAATCCAAAACAATGAGATTGTTATTTTAGATTTTTGGGCGCCATGGTGTGGCCCTTGTAAACAGTTTGCACCGACTTATGATGCGGTTTCTGAGAAGTTTTCGGATGTAGTTTTTGCAAAAATTAATACTGAAGATGAACAAGAATTAGCGGGTAATTATCAAATTCGTTCGATTCCAACTTTGATGATTTTTAGAGAGCAAATTGCTATTTTCTCTCAGCCAGGTGCCATGGCAGGTGCTGATTTAGAAGCCGTTGTGAAAAAAGCACAAGAACTCGATATGGATAAAGTGCGTGAGGAAGTGGCTAAAGAAGCAAATTAA